TTCTCTTCACGTTTGGTTGGCGCTTCACGGGTGTTAGAAGGAAAAACCATTGATGAGGTGCTCTATTTACTCCCCAAGCTGTTTGTCGTGTGTGGCCATGCACAGCACGTTGCAGGTTATCGGGCCATTGCGGCTCTCAAAGGTAGTGAAGACCACAGTTCCAAACAGGCTCAGCGTATTGCTATGGAGAGCGTTAAAGAGCATCTATGGCGCATGTTGCTAAGCTGGCCTGAAGCGGTTGGTTTATCACAAGACCCCCAGGCCATGCGATCTGTGCTGCAAACCCAACAAGCCCATACTCAAGCGTTGGTTGAGGGCGAAGGGTTGAGCGCAGAGACATGGTTGCCCTTGCACACCATGTTAGAGGAGTACCTGCTGGGTGTTTCACCTCAAACATGGCTGGCTTGGGAGCGTGTAGAGGATCTGCAGCAATGGGCGCAGCGTGAAACGACGCTGGCGGCCCGTATGATCAACCATGTGTGGGGGCAAGGTATGGCAGCTGTTGGTGCGTGTGCATCAAACAGGTTACCGGCTCTTTCTGGTGAAGAGCTTGGTCGAAGTATGAAAAATAGTGATTTTCTTGCTCAACCAATGTGGCAAGGTCAGTGTTGTGAGAGCTCCTGCTACAGTCGTACACAGAGCGCTTTGCTCACCTCTGTGAGCCAAGTGTATGGGCATGGTTTGATATCCCGCTTGGTTGCCCGTCTGACCGAACTTTGCCAGCTTTACGAGGCCCTGCGTACCAAGGACCCCAGCTTGAG
The DNA window shown above is from Magnetococcus sp. PR-3 and carries:
- a CDS encoding nickel-dependent hydrogenase large subunit, which encodes MSLEGELKITIGVTEKGPNQVEIFSSRLVGASRVLEGKTIDEVLYLLPKLFVVCGHAQHVAGYRAIAALKGSEDHSSKQAQRIAMESVKEHLWRMLLSWPEAVGLSQDPQAMRSVLQTQQAHTQALVEGEGLSAETWLPLHTMLEEYLLGVSPQTWLAWERVEDLQQWAQRETTLAARMINHVWGQGMAAVGACASNRLPALSGEELGRSMKNSDFLAQPMWQGQCCESSCYSRTQSALLTSVSQVYGHGLISRLVARLTELCQLYEALRTKDPSLSQRLLPAAALVKDGAVGLVEAARGRLAHRVELAGEQVTSYRILAPTEWNFHPAGVVAQSLSGLRGEVATVQAQAHLLIQAVDPCVGYKLMVYEVGEEGGDV